In Limibacter armeniacum, a single window of DNA contains:
- a CDS encoding AAA family ATPase, with the protein MDQDRIKSFKEALSASPDNEYLKVILIQELIKEAQYDEAISMLITLISKDETNWKYKLWLGKCYLEKGDVSIASVILEELLQQYSEEAEVWVLQAKLYLKEDDLVKASKAYQHAKSLNEQVSDKALEEAVKMPQHGEAVSDKSFGEEIEETILSSGKEGKVTFEHVGGMEKEKEEIRVKIIHPLKHGDLYAAYGKKIGGGILLYGPPGCGKTHLARATAGEINANFLSVGLNDILDMYIGNSERNLHRYFEEARAMAPCVLFFDEVDALGASRSDLKTSAGRNLINQFLSELDGVQTNNDGVLILGATNAPWHLDAAFRRPGRFDRIIFVSPPDAAAREDILKVSLTGKPVGDIDYGKIAKKTDNYSGADIAALIDLAVEDKIREAMKSGVPDPLSTKDLLSQLKQVKPSTKEWFVTARNYALYANESGIYDDILQYLKIKK; encoded by the coding sequence ATGGATCAAGACAGAATCAAAAGCTTCAAAGAAGCACTGAGTGCCTCTCCCGATAACGAATACCTCAAGGTCATTCTGATTCAGGAGCTGATAAAGGAAGCCCAATACGACGAAGCTATCTCCATGCTGATTACACTGATTTCAAAAGATGAAACCAATTGGAAATACAAGTTGTGGCTGGGGAAATGCTACTTGGAGAAAGGTGACGTGAGTATTGCTTCAGTGATCTTGGAGGAATTGCTTCAACAGTATTCTGAAGAGGCGGAAGTATGGGTATTGCAAGCCAAACTCTATCTAAAAGAAGACGACTTGGTTAAAGCATCAAAAGCATATCAGCACGCTAAATCACTCAATGAGCAGGTAAGTGATAAAGCGTTGGAAGAAGCAGTTAAGATGCCTCAACACGGAGAAGCGGTTTCTGACAAATCTTTTGGGGAAGAAATTGAGGAAACGATTCTGTCCTCAGGAAAAGAGGGTAAAGTGACTTTTGAGCATGTAGGAGGAATGGAAAAGGAGAAGGAGGAAATCAGGGTCAAGATTATTCATCCACTGAAACATGGTGATTTGTATGCGGCTTATGGTAAGAAAATAGGCGGCGGAATTCTTCTTTATGGACCTCCAGGTTGTGGTAAGACGCATTTGGCAAGGGCAACAGCAGGAGAAATCAATGCCAACTTCCTTTCTGTAGGATTGAATGATATCCTTGACATGTACATCGGTAACAGTGAAAGAAACCTGCATAGGTATTTTGAAGAGGCAAGGGCTATGGCTCCTTGTGTACTGTTTTTTGATGAAGTAGATGCTTTGGGTGCAAGCAGAAGCGACTTGAAAACCTCAGCTGGTAGGAATTTGATCAATCAGTTTTTGTCTGAGTTGGATGGTGTACAGACCAATAATGATGGTGTCCTGATTTTAGGGGCAACAAATGCGCCTTGGCATCTGGATGCTGCATTTAGAAGACCAGGCAGGTTTGATCGAATTATTTTCGTGTCACCACCTGATGCGGCTGCAAGGGAAGACATTCTGAAGGTATCTCTGACAGGGAAGCCCGTAGGAGATATTGACTATGGCAAGATTGCCAAGAAAACAGATAACTATTCAGGTGCTGATATCGCTGCCTTGATTGATTTAGCTGTAGAAGATAAGATCAGAGAGGCGATGAAGTCGGGTGTACCTGACCCGCTGTCAACCAAAGACCTGTTAAGCCAACTGAAACAGGTGAAGCCATCTACTAAAGAGTGGTTTGTAACCGCCCGAAACTATGCGTTGTATGCCAATGAGTCGGGTATTTATGATGATATTTTACAGTACTTGAAGATTAAGAAATAA
- the yiaA gene encoding inner membrane protein YiaA translates to MTQKPSNAFIAASWAALVIGMVGYLVGLWRAEMELNEKGYYFIVLMFGLFAVVSVQKSVRDKMEGIPVTEIYYGISWFSTIISIGLLIVGLWNATLLPSEKGFYAFSFLLSLFGAIAVQKNTRDSAQLQTKQKEDKITFE, encoded by the coding sequence ATGACCCAAAAACCATCAAATGCATTCATAGCGGCTTCTTGGGCTGCACTTGTGATTGGTATGGTAGGCTATCTTGTAGGATTGTGGAGAGCAGAAATGGAACTGAATGAAAAAGGCTATTATTTTATAGTGCTTATGTTTGGTTTGTTTGCTGTAGTCTCAGTCCAAAAAAGTGTTAGGGATAAAATGGAAGGAATTCCTGTAACTGAAATATACTATGGTATCAGTTGGTTTTCGACCATTATTTCCATTGGATTACTGATAGTCGGATTATGGAACGCTACGTTATTGCCAAGTGAAAAAGGGTTTTATGCTTTTTCATTTTTGCTGTCGTTGTTTGGAGCCATAGCCGTACAAAAAAATACTCGGGACAGTGCTCAGTTACAGACTAAGCAGAAGGAAGACAAGATTACTTTTGAGTAA
- a CDS encoding SDR family NAD(P)-dependent oxidoreductase has translation MDLQLNGKLAFISGSTKGIGKAIAITLLKEGAKVIVNGRNNTDEVVSELSQFGQAFAIEGDLSNEVDANRIIQEIEKIGKLDILINNMGIFNPKPFEEISDQEWKTFFEVNVLSTVRLCRHFFPKMLDSDFGRIINISSEAGMRGLESMVHYSMTKGAQLVIGRGLANLTKGSGKDITVNSVLPGPTMTEGVSAWLKESAAVQGKTEEQFVLEFFKETEPDSLLQRFIKPQEIANVVTFIASPLSAAINGSSIKAEGGLIKTIA, from the coding sequence ATGGACTTACAATTGAATGGTAAACTCGCTTTTATAAGCGGCTCTACCAAAGGTATAGGAAAAGCGATCGCTATTACGCTATTGAAAGAGGGCGCAAAAGTAATAGTCAATGGACGAAATAATACTGATGAGGTAGTCTCTGAACTTTCTCAGTTCGGACAAGCTTTTGCCATAGAAGGAGACTTGTCAAATGAAGTGGATGCTAACCGGATTATTCAAGAAATTGAAAAAATTGGCAAACTTGATATTCTGATCAATAACATGGGGATTTTTAACCCTAAACCTTTTGAAGAGATTTCTGATCAAGAGTGGAAAACTTTTTTTGAAGTGAATGTACTGAGTACAGTCAGGTTATGTCGTCATTTTTTCCCAAAAATGCTGGACAGTGATTTTGGTAGAATTATCAATATCTCCAGTGAAGCTGGTATGAGAGGTCTTGAAAGTATGGTGCACTATTCTATGACCAAAGGAGCTCAATTGGTAATTGGGAGAGGACTTGCTAACCTTACCAAAGGAAGTGGCAAAGACATTACGGTAAATTCCGTACTACCCGGCCCAACCATGACAGAAGGTGTCAGTGCGTGGCTTAAGGAAAGTGCTGCTGTACAAGGTAAAACTGAAGAGCAGTTTGTTTTAGAATTCTTTAAGGAAACAGAGCCTGACTCACTTTTACAACGATTTATCAAGCCTCAGGAAATTGCCAATGTAGTCACTTTTATTGCATCTCCTTTGAGTGCCGCTATCAATGGGTCAAGTATCAAGGCCGAAGGTGGCTTGATCAAGACAATTGCATAA
- a CDS encoding DUF4269 domain-containing protein — protein MNFLKIDYLVHGNQKQQDAFRELQSLRLFEVLKPYHPLLAGTIPINIDIKDSDLDIICQCKEHQKLIGLVTDTYGEMRGFEVNQRVRDGIDCTVIRFYGKQFLIEIFAQDIPSEEQHAFRHMLIEDQILKMKGEDFRQEVLKLKERGIKTEPAFVQLLGLKGDPYKALLAWKVD, from the coding sequence GTGAATTTTCTAAAAATTGATTATTTGGTGCATGGCAACCAAAAGCAGCAAGATGCATTTCGTGAGTTACAGAGTTTACGACTGTTTGAAGTACTGAAACCATATCATCCACTTTTGGCAGGGACCATCCCAATTAATATTGATATAAAGGATAGTGACCTAGATATCATATGTCAATGTAAAGAACATCAAAAGTTGATAGGACTGGTTACTGATACTTATGGTGAAATGCGTGGGTTTGAAGTAAATCAAAGAGTCAGGGATGGTATAGATTGTACGGTTATTAGGTTTTATGGTAAGCAATTTCTAATTGAAATATTTGCTCAGGATATTCCTTCCGAAGAGCAGCATGCTTTTCGTCATATGCTGATCGAAGACCAAATCTTAAAGATGAAGGGCGAGGATTTCAGACAGGAAGTTTTAAAACTAAAAGAAAGAGGTATTAAAACAGAGCCTGCATTTGTACAGCTTTTAGGGCTAAAGGGGGATCCTTACAAAGCATTGTTAGCTTGGAAAGTTGATTAA
- a CDS encoding cold-shock protein, with the protein MGRSQETFSKKEKEKKRQKKRQEKEKKREERKANSQGGSLESMMAYVDEYGNIVDTPPDPSQKEEIDPESISIGVPQKSEEDEDPTMTGRVEFFNHNKGFGFIKERDTKEKYFVHVNGLIDQIDEGDIVSFELEKGLKGMNAVRVTKIK; encoded by the coding sequence ATGGGCAGATCTCAAGAAACATTTAGCAAGAAAGAAAAAGAAAAAAAACGTCAGAAAAAACGTCAGGAAAAAGAAAAGAAACGCGAAGAGCGCAAAGCCAACTCACAAGGTGGTAGCTTGGAGAGCATGATGGCATATGTAGACGAATATGGAAATATCGTTGACACTCCGCCAGATCCATCTCAGAAAGAAGAAATTGATCCAGAATCAATCTCTATTGGCGTTCCTCAAAAGTCTGAAGAAGACGAAGACCCGACAATGACAGGTAGGGTTGAATTTTTCAACCACAACAAAGGATTCGGATTTATCAAAGAGCGCGATACAAAAGAAAAATATTTCGTTCATGTCAATGGCTTGATAGACCAAATTGACGAAGGAGATATAGTTTCTTTCGAACTTGAAAAAGGTTTGAAAGGAATGAATGCTGTTCGCGTCACAAAAATAAAGTAA
- a CDS encoding tetratricopeptide repeat protein, translating to MDAAQNLKYALVLIEQNKFKEAEKEAREAISIEPENVEAMQLLIRALVGQDRIVEALEVSETAVRTDPMDSFSLYLKAICLTADHREKEALKTLENAIAITPYFSQLFSLKAELLYQKADFEGSLEAANKGLSLDASCVDCLNFRARALHKLDRHDESFETVKEALSEDPENSFTFINIGYNQLEKRQYAEALKSFEEALKLDPESEMAKRGMKNAIKAQNIFYSWWLSFSFWLSNLKPSVSWGILIGAYFLMLIINRNKEHLTFIEPLPTILVTTYMIFALVTWLISPISNLMLRFHPSGKYLLSEKEVKLSNWTAVLIVIAFVGAVVWGLSASAYFYNIGFIHMCCAIAFIKVVGDLTIDGAERRNRKIRRAATVLGILVGIVSFCTFLLPAYGGLIFDKVAWVFLGYQFYSGYLD from the coding sequence ATGGATGCTGCACAGAACCTGAAATACGCTCTTGTTTTAATAGAGCAGAACAAATTCAAAGAAGCAGAAAAGGAAGCAAGAGAAGCGATCTCAATAGAACCAGAGAATGTAGAGGCAATGCAGTTGCTGATACGGGCATTAGTAGGACAGGACAGAATTGTAGAAGCGCTGGAAGTGTCAGAAACAGCAGTGAGAACAGACCCAATGGATAGTTTCTCATTGTACCTGAAAGCAATTTGCCTTACAGCAGACCATCGTGAAAAGGAGGCCTTGAAAACGTTGGAGAATGCAATAGCCATTACGCCTTACTTTTCCCAGCTTTTTTCATTGAAAGCAGAGTTGTTGTATCAAAAAGCAGATTTTGAAGGTAGTCTGGAAGCTGCCAATAAAGGGCTGTCATTGGATGCAAGCTGTGTGGACTGTCTTAACTTCAGGGCTAGGGCGCTACATAAGTTAGACAGGCATGATGAGAGTTTTGAAACGGTGAAGGAAGCACTGAGTGAAGACCCTGAAAACAGCTTTACATTTATCAATATTGGTTACAACCAGTTGGAAAAAAGGCAGTATGCTGAAGCGCTTAAAAGTTTTGAGGAAGCTCTAAAGCTGGATCCTGAGTCAGAAATGGCTAAGAGGGGGATGAAAAATGCCATCAAAGCCCAGAATATATTCTATAGTTGGTGGCTGAGCTTTTCCTTTTGGCTCTCTAACCTCAAGCCCAGTGTAAGTTGGGGGATTCTGATTGGAGCCTATTTTCTGATGCTGATAATCAATCGAAATAAGGAGCATTTGACTTTTATAGAGCCTTTGCCTACAATCCTGGTTACGACCTATATGATATTTGCATTGGTTACTTGGCTGATATCACCTATCTCAAATTTGATGTTAAGGTTTCATCCAAGCGGGAAGTATCTATTGAGTGAAAAAGAAGTGAAACTATCCAATTGGACGGCTGTCTTGATAGTTATTGCTTTCGTTGGAGCAGTAGTTTGGGGGCTTTCTGCCAGTGCCTATTTCTATAATATTGGTTTTATACATATGTGCTGTGCCATTGCTTTTATCAAAGTGGTAGGGGATTTGACCATTGATGGCGCAGAGAGAAGAAACCGAAAGATCAGGCGGGCAGCAACAGTGTTAGGTATCTTGGTAGGGATAGTTAGCTTTTGTACTTTTCTGCTCCCAGCGTATGGTGGGCTAATATTTGACAAGGTAGCTTGGGTTTTTCTAGGATATCAGTTTTATAGTGGTTACCTGGATTGA
- a CDS encoding M1 family metallopeptidase — protein sequence MRKTFFTLVSLLIVSVAFAQPDRWQQRADYTMEVDMDVNTHRFTGKQEIVYTNNSPDTLSRVFYHLYFNAFQPNSMMDVRSRTIKDPDRRVGDRISKLSPEEIGYQKIVSLKQNGKAIQYQVVGTVLEVTLNKPIMPNSKVTFNMEFEGQVPVQIRRSGRNSSEGVAYSMTQWYPKLAEYDYQGWHADPYVGREFYSPWGDYDVKLTMNADYVVASTGYIQNAKEVGHGYNGDAESSPKNGKLTWHFKAPNVHDFSWAADPEYNHKVVKATNGPEMHFFWKKDQGIDKEWEQLPGFMDKVFAYLNTRLGNYPYDVYSFVQGGDGGMEYGMMTLITGQRNINSLVGVSTHELIHSWFQFILATNESLHEWMDEGFNSYVGNEVDRYVLDMGEDTHAGSYRNYFYLVDSGEEEPLSTHADHYNTNRNYGIAAYSKGAVYLHQLSYVVGQKAFDEGMKRYYAEWKFKHPNPNDFIRIMERVSGLELDWYNEYFVYTTKTIDYGIKNVNIKGNDTYITLERVGKMPMPIDLLVEYEDGSSEMFYIPLQIMRGEKANEDESINRTVKEDWPWTHPHYTIEVKGKAVKSATIDPSGRMADVDQENNTYQIPVTFKTGAGI from the coding sequence ATGAGAAAAACATTTTTTACGCTTGTCTCCTTACTGATCGTAAGTGTTGCATTCGCACAACCAGACAGATGGCAGCAACGTGCTGACTACACAATGGAAGTGGATATGGATGTAAACACACACCGTTTCACAGGAAAACAAGAGATTGTATATACCAACAACTCTCCTGACACATTGAGTAGGGTATTCTACCACCTGTACTTCAATGCATTCCAGCCTAACAGTATGATGGATGTTCGTTCAAGAACAATCAAAGATCCAGACAGAAGAGTTGGTGACAGAATTTCTAAGCTAAGTCCTGAAGAAATTGGCTACCAGAAAATCGTTTCACTTAAGCAAAATGGCAAGGCGATTCAGTATCAAGTAGTAGGTACAGTACTGGAAGTTACGTTGAACAAGCCAATCATGCCGAATAGCAAAGTAACATTCAATATGGAATTTGAAGGTCAGGTACCTGTTCAGATTCGTCGTTCAGGTCGTAACAGCAGCGAAGGTGTAGCTTACTCAATGACACAATGGTACCCTAAACTGGCTGAGTACGATTACCAAGGATGGCATGCAGACCCTTACGTTGGTAGAGAGTTCTACTCTCCTTGGGGTGACTACGATGTGAAACTGACAATGAACGCTGACTATGTAGTAGCTTCAACTGGTTATATCCAAAATGCAAAAGAAGTAGGCCACGGATACAATGGTGATGCTGAAAGCTCTCCTAAAAACGGTAAGCTTACATGGCACTTCAAAGCACCAAACGTGCACGATTTCTCTTGGGCAGCAGACCCTGAGTACAACCACAAGGTGGTAAAAGCTACCAACGGTCCTGAAATGCACTTCTTCTGGAAGAAAGACCAAGGGATTGACAAAGAGTGGGAACAGCTTCCTGGTTTTATGGACAAAGTATTTGCTTACCTGAATACACGTCTTGGTAACTACCCATATGATGTTTACAGCTTTGTACAAGGCGGTGACGGCGGTATGGAGTACGGTATGATGACTTTGATTACAGGTCAGCGTAATATCAACAGCCTTGTTGGTGTATCTACACACGAACTGATCCACAGCTGGTTCCAGTTTATCCTTGCTACAAACGAGAGTCTTCATGAATGGATGGACGAGGGTTTCAACTCTTATGTTGGCAATGAGGTAGACCGTTATGTGCTGGATATGGGAGAAGATACTCATGCAGGTTCTTACAGAAACTATTTCTATCTGGTTGACTCTGGTGAGGAAGAACCACTAAGCACACATGCAGACCACTACAATACCAACCGTAACTATGGTATCGCTGCTTACTCTAAAGGCGCTGTTTACTTGCACCAATTGAGCTACGTAGTTGGTCAAAAAGCTTTTGACGAAGGCATGAAGCGTTATTATGCTGAATGGAAGTTTAAGCACCCTAATCCAAATGACTTTATCCGCATCATGGAGAGAGTTTCAGGCTTGGAACTGGATTGGTACAACGAGTACTTCGTTTATACAACCAAAACAATTGATTATGGTATCAAAAATGTGAATATCAAAGGAAATGATACTTACATCACACTTGAAAGAGTAGGTAAAATGCCAATGCCTATCGACCTATTGGTAGAGTATGAAGACGGTAGCTCAGAAATGTTCTATATCCCACTGCAAATCATGCGTGGCGAAAAAGCCAATGAGGACGAAAGCATCAACAGAACAGTAAAAGAAGACTGGCCTTGGACGCACCCTCATTATACAATTGAAGTAAAAGGAAAAGCGGTCAAGTCAGCTACAATAGATCCTTCAGGTCGTATGGCTGATGTCGATCAAGAAAACAATACATACCAAATACCTGTCACTTTCAAAACTGGAGCAGGTATCTAA
- a CDS encoding inositol monophosphatase family protein, which yields MRLTNRDLFLLCQCAISAAFQAGHFIANYSREQLKVERKTTGESLAAQVVTEVDRLSQELILQVLHPTCEQYDLALLTEESEDNLSRLEKDFFWCIDPLDGTLPFTESVAGYSVSIALVSKEGTPMIGVIYDPNSQTLFHAIKGNGAFRNALPWRSHNVSTDTFTFVTDKGFLQHKLYDVYKEGIAQIGRSFGYEYTNIIVQGGAAMNACWVLEYAPSCYFKLPKPTEGGGSLWDFAASACIFKEANAEVSDMFGEQLELNRRDSTFMNHKGALYASNKEIKESVMALYEKIGNPV from the coding sequence ATGAGACTTACCAACAGAGACCTTTTTTTGCTATGCCAATGTGCAATCTCTGCCGCTTTTCAAGCAGGTCACTTTATTGCAAACTACTCTCGTGAGCAGCTCAAAGTAGAAAGGAAAACAACTGGAGAAAGCCTTGCCGCACAAGTCGTCACAGAGGTTGACCGTTTAAGTCAGGAGCTTATCCTTCAAGTTCTGCATCCTACCTGTGAGCAATATGATTTGGCTTTACTGACGGAAGAAAGTGAGGACAACTTATCCAGACTCGAAAAAGACTTTTTCTGGTGTATCGATCCTCTAGACGGTACTTTACCATTTACAGAGTCCGTAGCTGGCTACTCAGTATCCATTGCTTTGGTTTCCAAAGAAGGCACTCCAATGATTGGTGTTATCTACGACCCTAATAGTCAGACACTCTTTCATGCTATCAAAGGTAATGGCGCTTTTCGCAATGCTCTTCCTTGGCGTTCCCACAATGTCTCTACAGATACTTTCACGTTTGTAACAGACAAAGGGTTCCTTCAACACAAACTGTATGATGTATATAAAGAGGGTATAGCACAGATAGGTCGTTCATTCGGATACGAATATACAAACATCATAGTACAAGGTGGTGCTGCCATGAATGCCTGCTGGGTTTTAGAATATGCTCCATCCTGCTATTTCAAACTACCCAAACCTACTGAAGGTGGTGGCAGTTTATGGGATTTTGCTGCCTCTGCCTGCATTTTTAAAGAAGCAAATGCTGAAGTTTCTGATATGTTCGGTGAGCAATTAGAACTAAATCGAAGAGACTCGACCTTTATGAACCACAAAGGGGCTTTGTATGCAAGCAACAAAGAAATAAAGGAAAGCGTAATGGCGCTTTATGAAAAAATTGGCAATCCTGTTTAA
- a CDS encoding MFS transporter — MKDRKWILPLIVIAQFCCTSLWFAGNGVMTDLSKSFGLDSQALGHLTSAVQFGFISGTLVFAFLTIADRFSPSRVFFVCAILGAIFNLGVIWDGNSFGSLFIIRFLTGFTLAGIYPVGMKIAADYFQKGLGKSLGFLVGALVLGTAFPHLLKNFTGDLPWRFVIFFTSAIAAMGGVLMLLFVPDGPYRSGSQQLDLSLLFKVFNSKPFQSAAFGYFGHMWELYAFWAFVPVMLQSFQKVHPESALNIPLLSFLIIGLGGLACMVGGYISESVGVKKTAFYALLLSCLCCLTSPVIFYMNSSAVLISFLIFWGLVVIADSPLFSTLVAQNATASSKGTALTIVNCLGFAITIVSIQLISLLHETIDAKFLYVFLAVGPILGLISLSAKNQEQSTSKNLK; from the coding sequence ATGAAAGACCGTAAATGGATATTACCCTTAATTGTGATAGCCCAATTCTGTTGTACCTCCCTTTGGTTTGCAGGAAATGGGGTAATGACCGACTTATCGAAAAGCTTTGGCTTAGATAGCCAAGCCTTGGGACATCTGACTTCTGCTGTACAGTTTGGCTTTATTTCAGGCACCTTGGTATTTGCCTTTTTGACGATTGCTGATCGATTTTCTCCGTCCCGGGTGTTCTTTGTTTGTGCTATCTTGGGAGCTATATTCAACTTGGGCGTTATTTGGGATGGAAACAGTTTTGGCAGCCTGTTCATTATCCGGTTTCTAACGGGCTTTACATTAGCGGGCATATACCCAGTAGGAATGAAAATAGCAGCCGATTATTTCCAAAAAGGCTTAGGTAAGTCGTTAGGTTTTTTGGTCGGGGCATTAGTACTTGGAACAGCCTTCCCTCACCTACTCAAAAACTTTACAGGTGACCTACCTTGGCGATTTGTCATATTCTTTACCTCTGCAATAGCTGCCATGGGTGGAGTTCTGATGTTACTATTCGTCCCTGATGGTCCCTATAGGTCTGGCAGTCAGCAACTAGATTTATCCTTACTCTTCAAGGTGTTCAATAGCAAACCCTTCCAATCTGCTGCATTTGGATATTTTGGACACATGTGGGAGTTATATGCATTTTGGGCGTTTGTTCCTGTAATGCTTCAGTCGTTTCAAAAAGTCCACCCAGAAAGCGCTTTAAATATACCTTTGCTTTCCTTTCTGATTATAGGGTTGGGAGGTCTGGCGTGTATGGTTGGGGGATATATTTCTGAATCTGTCGGAGTTAAGAAAACCGCATTTTACGCCTTACTTTTATCTTGCCTATGCTGCTTGACCTCTCCTGTTATCTTTTACATGAACTCAAGTGCAGTCCTAATCTCATTCCTTATTTTCTGGGGACTAGTCGTCATTGCAGATTCACCACTGTTTTCGACCTTGGTTGCTCAAAATGCCACTGCGTCCTCTAAAGGCACCGCCCTTACAATTGTCAACTGCCTTGGGTTTGCCATTACAATTGTCAGCATACAACTGATCAGTTTGCTCCATGAAACTATTGACGCAAAATTTCTATATGTCTTCCTTGCGGTGGGTCCCATACTTGGTTTAATCAGTCTTTCGGCAAAAAATCAAGAGCAAAGCACTTCAAAAAACCTAAAATGA
- a CDS encoding oxidoreductase family protein, with product MNNHFKNTILKATGATDLFEIEVIQQLWSGYGQIIRYGLEGATTNSIVVKHVKLPNEHNHPRGWNTNISHNRKLKSYQVETAWYQQWSSLCDNDCKIPNCLAFEAQGDEVLIVLEDLDAAGFPARKHAVGWDEIAACLKWLAYFHATFMGKRPDNLWETGTYWHLDTRPDELQALTDSKLKANASHIDQVLRESPFQTIVHGDAKLANFCFSQDGKHVAAVDFQYVGGGCGMKDVAYFIGSCLNEDECEAMEGKLLDYYFRQLRSAIKAKGININFTDLESNWHEMFPFAWTDFHRFLKGWSPGHWKINSYSEQIAQEVIEKLNA from the coding sequence ATGAACAATCACTTTAAAAATACTATTCTGAAGGCTACTGGTGCCACTGATCTTTTTGAAATTGAAGTGATACAGCAATTATGGAGTGGATATGGACAAATTATCAGGTACGGACTGGAAGGAGCTACCACCAATAGTATTGTGGTAAAACACGTCAAACTCCCAAATGAACATAACCATCCTCGTGGTTGGAATACCAACATTTCCCATAACCGAAAACTTAAATCCTATCAGGTTGAAACGGCCTGGTATCAGCAATGGAGTAGCCTCTGTGACAATGACTGCAAAATACCTAATTGTCTTGCTTTTGAAGCTCAGGGCGATGAAGTATTGATCGTATTGGAAGATTTGGATGCTGCGGGGTTTCCTGCAAGAAAACATGCTGTTGGCTGGGATGAGATTGCAGCATGCCTCAAATGGCTAGCTTATTTCCACGCCACATTTATGGGAAAAAGACCGGATAACCTTTGGGAAACAGGCACCTATTGGCATCTGGATACCCGACCTGATGAACTGCAAGCTTTGACTGATTCAAAGTTGAAAGCGAATGCTTCACACATAGATCAGGTACTTCGAGAATCTCCTTTTCAGACAATTGTACATGGGGATGCCAAGCTTGCCAACTTCTGTTTTTCACAAGACGGTAAACATGTTGCGGCTGTGGACTTCCAGTATGTAGGAGGAGGCTGTGGAATGAAAGACGTTGCTTATTTTATCGGGAGCTGTCTGAATGAGGATGAATGCGAGGCAATGGAAGGCAAACTGCTGGATTATTATTTTCGTCAACTCAGAAGTGCCATCAAGGCAAAAGGAATAAATATCAATTTTACTGACCTTGAAAGTAACTGGCATGAAATGTTTCCGTTTGCTTGGACGGATTTTCACCGCTTCTTGAAAGGTTGGAGTCCCGGTCATTGGAAAATAAACAGTTACAGCGAGCAAATCGCCCAAGAAGTTATTGAAAAGTTGAATGCATAA